In the genome of Montipora foliosa isolate CH-2021 chromosome 3, ASM3666993v2, whole genome shotgun sequence, one region contains:
- the LOC137995202 gene encoding uncharacterized protein yields MEKKLFEEFQELRGKGVKVKEWWFRSRCKQLMAELHPGVEFKMSNHWFDRFKSRYDISLRRPTNAAQKQSETLRTSIQQFHRYLRRTATVKATELEGVQEGIVGPWELRDIANMDQTPLQFCFNTKGATYAERGEKAQDNEFQTEKRGSMIRESWSSSKRTRGERRNDGLLAQKYVEEAKHVWSTTRYLLIYDAHRAQTTERVKTILTQECKTTLRLVPPGPTSKVQPLDVTFNAEFKKSVDRLATEHLSTNPEQFMTGKVTAGDRRVLFTKWVGTAWQETSRRVKCGISLPISGSRDSEINIDGLPDYRMGESADIEEIEFFSDSDEES; encoded by the exons ATGGAGAAGAAATTATTTGAGGAATTCCAGGAACTTCGTGGGAAAGGTGTCAAGGTTAAGGAATGGTGGTTCCGAAGTCGATGCAAACAGTTAATGGCAGAACTGCATCCAGGAGTGGAATTCAAAATGTCAAACCACTGGTTTGATCGCTTTAAATCACGCTATGATATCAGCTTGCGGCGCCCAACAAATGCTGCACAGAAACAGTCTGAAACACTACGTACATCTATTCAACAATTTCACAGATATCTCAGAAGAACGGCAACAGTTAAAGCAACTGAGCTGGAGGGTGTCCAAGAGGGCATTGTAGGTCCCTGGGAATTACGCGATATAGCTAATATGGATCAAACACCTCTGCAATTCTGCTTCAACACCAAGGGAGCTACTTATGCAGAAAGGGGAGAAAA GGCACAGGACAACGAATTCCAGACAGAGAAAAGAGGCAGTATGATCCGAGAGTCGTGGTCAAGTTCCAAGAGAACGCGTGGTGAACGAAGAAATGATGGTCTTTTGGCTCAGAAATATGTGGAAGAagccaaacatgtttggtcAACCACGCGATATCTTCTTATCTATGACGCGCATAGAGCTCAAACAACAGAGAGGGTAAAGACCATTCTGACGCAAGAGTGCAAGACGACACTGAGGCTTGTACCTCCGGGCCCAACGAGCAAGGTTCAACCACTCGATGTTACATTTAATGCGGAATTTAAGAAAAGTGTCGACAGACTAGCCACGGAACACTTGTCCACAAATCCAGAGCAATTTATGACGGGAAAAGTGACTGCTGGTGATCGGCGTGTGCTTTTCACAAAATGGGTGGGTACGGCATGGCAAGAGACCTCGCGCCGTGTGAAATGTGGAATTTCACTTCCCATTTCCGGTAGCAGGGACAGTGAAATAAATATCGATGGTTTGCCGGACTACCGCATGGGTGAATCAGCTGATATAGAGGAGATCGAGTTCTTCAGTGACTCAGATGAGGAAAGCTAA